The sequence tgaactgaatttggggCAGTATGGCAGGTCAGCTGGCACATTGGGATGTGTTAGGATATTCCTTTAGATCTGCTGGAATAGCCCTGATGGGAGCTCTCTGCTTGCTCAGTTCCCTGTCCCAGCCCTCGGGTGGAGAAGACGCTGCCCAAGACCCCCAAGCCTGGAGCCCAGACCTACCTTTCCACAGGCCCCGAACCCCTTCCTCCCTGGCGATGGTCCTGTAGGCATCCATTGTCCCACTGTACTTCCTGTTGCTCCCCGGCCCAGTATGCATGCTGGCCTGAAAGCGGATCTTTACCACGTCTGTGGGCTGGGCACAGGTCACTGCCATGGCCCCCGTGGTGCAGCCCGCCAAAATCCGGGTAATGATGCTGGAGTCTGGAGAGGAGGAGAGCAAGCGGGCCAGCGTTGTACTACCCTACACCTCTGCAGGCCTGATGCTGGTCTCTGGCGGCTGCCCCTGCCCCATGCCCACCTCTCCCAGGCCAGGGTTCCGGATCCTCCTTGACAGAGGCTGTCTCCTCATGAGCCTCTGTTACCAGCTTCCCATACCCCAGCTGTGCCTCTGAGTCTGCATCGCCCTGATCTCCTGACCTACAGCCTAGATCCTGCTTTGACCCACCACTCAGCACTCACGGTCTGATCCCTTGGGGGTGTAGAACTGCTTGACAGAGTCGTAGAGGCCGATGCGGATGGAGGCGAAGCTCATCTGGCGCTGCAGGCCGGCAACCAGCCCGCTGTAGAGGCTGCGGGGGCCCTCGGTGCGCACCATGGTCAGGATGGTGCCCAGCACCCCACGGTACTGGGCACTCCGGGCCGCCTGGGCCGCCTGGTTCTCCCCCTGGATCTGAGGGACACCCCGCAGAATATGAAGacttgggtggggggtgggcggggcTGTGTGCAGGGGGCCCTGCCTGGGGCTGGACCTTGGAACAAGCATGGTCACAGTGTCACATCTCAGTAAAAATGACAGTTCTGTGTAGCAGTTGCCAGCCCACAAACTGTTGTACATAGTGTGGTAAAATGGAGGGTGATGGTTTTTCTCGTTACAAGTTGTCTGTGACTTGCCCAAGCTCACACAGTAATTCCTTACTTCTCACTTTATGGCTTACAAATTAGGGCAAGGCCATATAAGGGCCCTGGCACGTCCTGCCAAGGAATTAAGATCTTGGGTGATGGTGATGAGGGGATGGTGAGGTAGGGTCATGGATAGTGAGTGACCTGCTCAGGGTTCTCTGTGAGGAAGGGCAGGCGGGCAGACGCCGCAGGTGCCCTGGTGGAGAACTCAGCCCCTCCATTGTTGGGAACAGTGACCCTTGGCCAAAGGGCACCTACCTGCAGGCGGACCTTGGCTGTGTCCAGTGGAAAGGTGAGGAGGTCAGCAAAGCAGGCCGCCGTGCCCGCCCCCAGGAACTTCACAGCCGTTGTGGGGGGCCTCTCTGAAGGTTTCAGTCCAACCATGGTCCCAGAGGCTCTGCTTGGTCCCTCCAGGGCCCAGTGGAGGTCCAAGGAGAGAGGCTGCTGCCCAGCCTTGGGCTTCAGTGCATGgagggagctgcaggagacaggcCAGGGGAGGGCATGGGACCCGTGCCCTCCAGGCCCATCCCCAGGTTCCCCTCAGCACCAGGAGTGGGTTTGTAAGTGAAAAGCCTGAGCAGGGCTGTCTTAGCTGTGTGGATTTGACTTATAAGAACAGGTCACTTTCCTCCCGAATCTCTTGCCATCCTCACCCTGCCCTTTCCCTTCCCCGTTGGAAGTGGTCTTCACTGTATAAAGGCTCAGGCAGAGACAGACCTGGTTCTGACTCCACACCGcaaccctcttctccttccccagcCTCAAGCTGCTTCCTGGGAAAGGCCTGCTCCCTGGTgtatggttgttgtttagtcactcagtcgtgtccggctctttgcgacccca comes from Dama dama isolate Ldn47 chromosome 1, ASM3311817v1, whole genome shotgun sequence and encodes:
- the UCP3 gene encoding putative mitochondrial transporter UCP3, encoding MVGLKPSERPPTTAVKFLGAGTAACFADLLTFPLDTAKVRLQIQGENQAAQAARSAQYRGVLGTILTMVRTEGPRSLYSGLVAGLQRQMSFASIRIGLYDSVKQFYTPKGSDHSSIITRILAGCTTGAMAVTCAQPTDVVKIRFQASMHTGPGSNRKYSGTMDAYRTIAREEGVRGLWKGILPNITRNAIVNCGEMVTYDIIKEKILDYHLLTDNFPCHFVSAFGAGFCATLVASPVDVVKTRYMNSPPGQYHSPFNCMLKMVTQEGPTAFYKGFTPSFLRLGSWNVVMFVSYEQMKRALMKVQMLRDSPF